CGGATCAGATGCTGGATCAGCGTCTTCGGCACGCCCGAGTTGACGTTGTAGTGGCTCATCTGGTCGCCCACGCCGTACGTCGACCAGCCGAGCGCCAGCTCGGAGAGGTCACCGGTGCCGAGCACGATGCCGCCGCGCTGGTTGGCGAGCCGGAACAGGTAGTCGGTGCGCAGACCGGCCTGCACGTTCTCGAAGGTGACGTCGTACACCGGCTCGCCGGAGGCGAACGGGTGGTCCATCTCCTTCAGCATCAGCCGTGCGGTCGGCGTGATGTCCAGCTCCGCCGCCGTGACGCCGAGGGAGCGCATCAGCTTGTGGGCGTTGTCCTTGGTGTGGTCGCTGGTGGCGAAGCCGGGCAGGGTGAAGGCCAGGATGTCGGTGCGCGGGCGGCCGGCGCGGTCCATCGCCTGGGCGGCGACGATCAGCGCGTGCGTGGAGTCGAGGCCGCCGGACACCCCGATGACCACCTTCGGGCCGCCGATGGCGGCGAGCCGCTGCTGCAGTCCGGCGACCTGGATGTTGTACGCCTCGTAGCAGTCCAGGGCGAGCCGGTCGGGGTCGGCGGGCACGAACGGGAACCGTTCGAGGCGGCGGCGCAGCCCCAGGTCCGTGGTCGGCGGGTCGAGTTCGAAGGACACCGTCCGGAAGTCCCCGGTCCGCGCGGCGTGCGTACGGCGGTTGTCGTCGAACGTGCCCATCCGCATCCGCTCCTGCCGCAGCAGGTCGAGGTCCACGTCGGCCACCGCGTACTGGTCGCCCGTCGGGAAGCGGTCGGACTCCGCGAGCAGTACGCCGTTCTCGTAGATCAGGGTCTGCCCGTCCCAGGACAGGTCGGTGGTCGACTCGCCGAGACCGGCCGCCGCGTAGACGTAGGCGGTGAGGCAGCGGGAGGACGCCGAGCGGCACAGCAGCTTGCGGTCCTCGGCCCGGCCGACTGTGATCGGGCTGCCGGAGAGGTTGACGAGGACGGTCGCGCCGGCCAGGGCGGCCTCGGCGCTCGGCGGCACCGGGACCCACATGTCCTCGCAGACCTCCGCGTGCAGGACCAGCCCGGGGACGTCCGCCGCCTCGAAGAGCAGGTCCACACCGAACGGCACGGTCTCGCCGGCGACCCGGATCGTCCCGCCGCGCTCGTCGTCGCCCCCGGCGAGCTGCCGGCGCTCGTAGAACTCCCGGTAATTCGGGGGGTACGACTTCGGCACGACGCCGAGGACCCGGCCGCGGTGCACGATCACCGCGCAGTTGTAGATCCGGTTGCGGTGGCGCAGCGGGGCGCCGACGACCAGGACCGGCAGCAGCTGAGCCGACCCTTCGACCACGGTCCGGACCGCCTGCTCGACCTCGTCCAGCAGCGCGTCCTGCAGCAGCAGGTCCTCGATCGAGTAGCCGCACAGGCCCAGCTCGGGGAAGACGGCGACCGCGGCCCCGTCCTGCGCGCACTCGCGCGCCTGGCGCAGGACCGCTTCGGCGTTGGCGGGCGGGTCCGCGATGACGGTGTGGCCCGTGCACGCGGCGATGCGGGCGAAGCCGTGCTGATAGACCGACCAGAAGTTCAACGGTGCTTCCTCGGGAGAAGGGGGCGGGCACGGAGGGCGGGCGCGGTGGATCTCGACAGCACGAGTCGGAGGCGAGACATCCGGCCAGTGTAATCGTCAGAGCGACACGATGGGCTGACGGCCCTCCGATAGCACGGCCCGCCCCGCGCTGTTCGCGTTCCGGGCGAATCCAGACAGGGGGCCGCCACTGCGTTACGACTGACGGTGACAAAGGAGAAACCGTGAGTCACTGGCTGTTCGTCGCCGCCACCCTCACCGTCGGCGGCATCAGCAACGCCCTCTTCGCGCTCGCCCGCGCCCGCCGGTCGACCCGCGCCCGCCGGTCGAGCGGGCGCACACGCGAGCGCCCGCTCCCCGACGAACCCCGTCGGGAAGCGGGCCCCCATGGCCCTGCCGATGTCGTCAGCGCCGGCGGTACGACTCCACGTAACCGCCCGCGGGTGTCCCCACGCCGGTGACGTCGTCGTAGCCCTTCACGGCCTTCAGTGAGCTGTCCTGGCCGAGGGTGCGGGCGGAGGTGAGCAGGCCCCCGGACGCGTCGTAGCTGTTGGCGTAGTCGACGCGTGCCACGGCGAGTGGGGAGCCCGTCGGGTTGTCCGTGACGTCGTGGTACGCCTTCGTGCCGTACTTGGCGTAGATCTCCGGGTTGGCGAAGCCGATCGCTTTGCCGCCACGCGCCTGCTGGGCGAGGGCCTGGACGGCCGCGATCACCGGCGAGGCCAGCGAGGTGCCGCCGAGGCGGTACTCGCTGTACTGCTGCGACCCGTCCGGGAAGGTCTGCGTCTGGCCGACCTTGAAGCCGGTGTTCGGGTCGGCGATCGCCGCGATGTCCGGGACGACGCGGTTGCCGGCGGCGCTGTAGGCCTGGGCGAGCGAGTCCGGGACGACGCCCTTCTGGTACGAGGGCTCGGCGACCGTCCTGCTGGTGCCGCCGCCCGCGCCCGAGGTGAACGCGCCGGGGAAGTCGACCCAGCTCTTGCCGTCGGCCGACAGAGCGGCCTTCTCGGTGCCCCAGCCGGTCTCCCACAGGTACGTGTCGTCCTTGCCGACCGCCAGCGAGGTGCCGCCGACCGCCGTCACCCAGGCCGAGTTCGCCGGGGTGTCGACCTGCTTGGTTCCGGTGCTGGCGACCTCGTCGCCGTCGTCGCCGGAGGAGAAGTAGAAGCCGATGCCCTCGACCGCGCCGTACTGGAAGACCTGGTCGTAGGCGGCCGCGAGGTCCGGCGTCTGGTTGGCCTCGATGTCGCCCCAGGAGTTGGAGACGATGTCGGCCAGGTGGTGGTCGACGATGGTGCCGAGCGAGTCGAGCAGGTCGTCGTCGTGGCAGGAGGCGCCACCCACGTAGGTGATGTCCGCCGCGGGCGCGACCGCGTGCACGGCCTCGACGTCGAGGGTCTCCTCGCCGTACCAGCCGGACGCGTCGCAGCTCTTGGTGTGGTGGTAGTTCTTGGGCAGGACCTGGGTCAGCCGGCCGCTGGTGTAGGCCGCGTCGCCGTGCTGCTTCGCGTAGGTGGCCGCGTCATAGGCGATCGTCGGTGAGGCGTACGCGTCGGTGATGGCGACCCGTACCCCCTTTCCCGTGTACGAACCCGCGCCGTACGCGGCCCGCAGCTGCTTGCCCGTGTAGCCCTCGACGGCGTACGGGATCTTCCCGCCGTACGCGTCCGGCAGCGTGCTCGCGGTGTTCGAGCCGTAGTACGACGAGAACGGCCCGGCGTTCTTGAACACGGCCTCCGGCCCCGGCAGTTGGTCGTCGTGGCTCGCCTGGTGCGGGGCGTTGTCCAGGCCGGTGACGGTCAGGACGGCGCCGTTCAGGCTCTCCGGCGCGGAGGCCGCCCTGGACGGGGCGCGGTAGGTCTCGGAGCCCTTGGCGTAGTTGTGCAGCTGGGTGCCGAAGGCCTGCTCGGCGGCGGCCACGTCACCGGAGACGGAGACGTAGTGCCGCGTGACCCCGGTGACCTTCAGGCCGGCCGAGGTCAGCCAGGCCCGCACCGCGGCGACCTGCGCCTTGGACGCACCGAAGCGGGCCTGCGCCTGCCGCGCGCTCAGATACTTGCCGTACGAGGCGGAGGACGGGTCGGACACGGCCTTGGCGTACCTGGCGAGGCCGGCCGCGTCCCGGCCGGCGAGGTAGACGCGGGCGGAGACCTGGGCGCCGTCGGAGGTCGCGCCCTTGTCCGCCTTGGCCGTGGCCCACGCGGGTTTGGTGCCGGCGAGCAGGTCCCGGACCGGGTGGTCGGCGGCGTGCGCCGCGGGTATGCCGAGCACCAGCGCAC
The nucleotide sequence above comes from Streptomyces sp. NL15-2K. Encoded proteins:
- a CDS encoding NAD(+) synthase, which codes for MNFWSVYQHGFARIAACTGHTVIADPPANAEAVLRQARECAQDGAAVAVFPELGLCGYSIEDLLLQDALLDEVEQAVRTVVEGSAQLLPVLVVGAPLRHRNRIYNCAVIVHRGRVLGVVPKSYPPNYREFYERRQLAGGDDERGGTIRVAGETVPFGVDLLFEAADVPGLVLHAEVCEDMWVPVPPSAEAALAGATVLVNLSGSPITVGRAEDRKLLCRSASSRCLTAYVYAAAGLGESTTDLSWDGQTLIYENGVLLAESDRFPTGDQYAVADVDLDLLRQERMRMGTFDDNRRTHAARTGDFRTVSFELDPPTTDLGLRRRLERFPFVPADPDRLALDCYEAYNIQVAGLQQRLAAIGGPKVVIGVSGGLDSTHALIVAAQAMDRAGRPRTDILAFTLPGFATSDHTKDNAHKLMRSLGVTAAELDITPTARLMLKEMDHPFASGEPVYDVTFENVQAGLRTDYLFRLANQRGGIVLGTGDLSELALGWSTYGVGDQMSHYNVNSGVPKTLIQHLIRWVIGSGQFDEETGKTLAAILDTEISPELVPGEEMQSTESKIGPYALHDFTLFHVLRYGFRPSKIAFLAWHAWHDPETGAWPPNFPEAKRVAYDLPQIRHWLEVFCRRFFAFAQFKRSAMPNGPKVSAGGSLSPRGDWRAPSDGNARAWLRDLARFDVPEE
- a CDS encoding S53 family peptidase gives rise to the protein MRSNRARLRAGVSMAATLPMLAGALVLGIPAAHAADHPVRDLLAGTKPAWATAKADKGATSDGAQVSARVYLAGRDAAGLARYAKAVSDPSSASYGKYLSARQAQARFGASKAQVAAVRAWLTSAGLKVTGVTRHYVSVSGDVAAAEQAFGTQLHNYAKGSETYRAPSRAASAPESLNGAVLTVTGLDNAPHQASHDDQLPGPEAVFKNAGPFSSYYGSNTASTLPDAYGGKIPYAVEGYTGKQLRAAYGAGSYTGKGVRVAITDAYASPTIAYDAATYAKQHGDAAYTSGRLTQVLPKNYHHTKSCDASGWYGEETLDVEAVHAVAPAADITYVGGASCHDDDLLDSLGTIVDHHLADIVSNSWGDIEANQTPDLAAAYDQVFQYGAVEGIGFYFSSGDDGDEVASTGTKQVDTPANSAWVTAVGGTSLAVGKDDTYLWETGWGTEKAALSADGKSWVDFPGAFTSGAGGGTSRTVAEPSYQKGVVPDSLAQAYSAAGNRVVPDIAAIADPNTGFKVGQTQTFPDGSQQYSEYRLGGTSLASPVIAAVQALAQQARGGKAIGFANPEIYAKYGTKAYHDVTDNPTGSPLAVARVDYANSYDASGGLLTSARTLGQDSSLKAVKGYDDVTGVGTPAGGYVESYRRR